In one window of Methanoregula sp. DNA:
- a CDS encoding TIGR00725 family protein, with protein MTAGVLAGNTTTKTLRVYISTNNIASGMQIAVIGPGKCSGDEWKAAFATGQFIARNNAMLVCGAHGGVGEAAAMGARGDGGAILKIAPKKGYRNQFLDFFVRAGIRQSRNMYVVQSSDAVIVVGNSYSAAPEISLALAMKRPVFGVNTRNIEGVVKCATPKEAVEKATGITRSSC; from the coding sequence GTGACGGCAGGGGTTCTTGCAGGAAATACCACGACAAAAACACTACGCGTATATATATCAACCAATAATATTGCATCCGGTATGCAGATCGCTGTAATTGGGCCGGGAAAATGCAGCGGCGACGAATGGAAGGCTGCCTTCGCTACAGGGCAGTTCATCGCCCGGAACAATGCGATGCTCGTCTGTGGTGCGCATGGCGGCGTGGGGGAGGCTGCCGCAATGGGAGCCCGTGGGGATGGGGGGGCGATCCTGAAAATTGCACCCAAAAAAGGATACCGGAACCAGTTCCTGGACTTTTTCGTCAGGGCCGGTATCAGGCAATCGCGGAATATGTACGTCGTCCAGTCTTCTGACGCAGTCATCGTGGTAGGTAATAGTTACAGTGCAGCACCGGAAATCTCGCTGGCCCTCGCGATGAAGCGGCCGGTTTTCGGTGTGAATACCCGGAACATTGAGGGTGTTGTGAAGTGTGCCACTCCAAAAGAAGCAGTTGAGAAGGCGACCGGTATAACCCGCAGCTCATGTTAA
- a CDS encoding PAS domain S-box protein: MYRVLYVDDEAALLELGKAFLEQSDFITVETALSAKEGIEALKKTAFDCIISDYQMPDMDGLAFLKLLRKESNLIPFILFTGRGREEVVIEAVNNGVDYYLQKGGDPKSQFVELQHKVKLAIERRRTEEDLTESRQRMTDIIDHLPDATFAINLDGEVIAWNRAMEEMTGVKTEQILGTGDHSYALPFYGTKRPLLLDLVLRDDEETWKKYPHIIRKDNKLISEIQIPILYGGKGAYLWFIASPLYDTHGKIIGAIESIRDITDRKLAENELRAAYEQIAAAEEELKDQFDELKKSGDALRESEENYRTLFDEAEDLIVIVDAHGTFLNLNRKFVEESGYEREEMIGKNVLTSGIVTVPSAAKIAFNLGQIFLGKQSPLFEIDGVARNGTILPYEIRATPIIKNGKVFAVQATLRNLTERKQAEKEISDRKKILEEIVSGSPIPQFVIDKNHRVVSWNRALEEYSGLNAKDVLGTTDIWKAFYDRERPVLADLLVDNNLKKIPEWYAGKFDRSKYVDGAYEATDFFPRMRGSGTWLYFTAALLRDSDGNIVGAVETLEDITERKKAEDELQASYEQIAASEEELRDQLDQLQKGEDALRESEENYRSILEDIQDAYYRSDTAGNLILVSPSAAYLLGYDSVSDLIGKNIAQSFYYYPEERSRLLAEITSRGTVTDYEVTLKKRDGTPVPVSTSSHRYFDSSGNFLGVEGIFRDITERKQAEEERTFKNIILSTQQETSPDAILIVDENGNILNYNQKFIEIWGIPDALIVSRIDEPVLHYVVAQLADPIAFLNRVRYLYDHKEEKSFEELLLKDGRILERYSAPMQGEQGKYYGRVWYFRDITGRKRSEEMLRESESRLSSIIRVAPIGIGVASNRTIQTVNDRLCQMTGYTEEELIGKQARFLYPTQEDFDFVGREKYAQIAERGSGSVETRWLKKDGTIIDVFLSSTPVDPSDLSRGVTFTALDITERKKMEQSLRANEEKYRSLVDNLNVGVYRNTAEFPGRWLWANPAFVRIYGYDSLQECLEHLVTDTYVNPEERKKLIHLLETDGFVRDYKLQQKKKDGTPIWVSVTAQAKKRRDGTIEWIDGICDDITALKDAEERSRRYQLEMSRAIDYLPDATFIIDRKGSVIAWNRAIEEMTGVKAKDIVGKGDYEYAIPFYGQCRPILIDLIFASEEELKKGEYVEIKRNGEILSVETQNPILKGKPSVVRAIAAPIYDETGNIAGAIETITDITELKRAQEELRVSENRYRTIFENTGAATVLLDENTIISIANAEFERMSGYSREAIEGKKSWTEFVVKEDLERMLAQHRMRRERQEAALRHYEFRFVTKTGEIRNIFLTIDVIPGTKQSVASLMDITAQVRAQDTVKLANRKLNLLSGITRHDIRNQLLALSGYLELSKHSLADQSKISEFINKETVIAGTLTRLINFTKDYEDMGIHAPAWQNVHTVLGKAIALLPMRDIRVNAGDPALEVFADPLLERVFYNLIDNALRYGGDKMTAIGVSSHVTGGGLVIVFEDDGAGIDNKDKARLFEKGFGKNTGLGLFLSREILGITGITITVNGKPGKGARFEIAVPKGAYRFTGTT; this comes from the coding sequence ATGTACAGAGTCCTCTATGTTGATGACGAAGCAGCACTCCTCGAGCTGGGAAAAGCATTTCTCGAGCAGTCGGATTTCATCACCGTAGAGACTGCCCTCTCTGCAAAAGAGGGGATTGAGGCACTGAAAAAAACTGCCTTTGACTGTATTATCTCCGATTACCAGATGCCGGATATGGACGGCCTTGCATTTCTTAAATTATTAAGGAAAGAGAGCAATTTAATCCCGTTTATCCTCTTCACCGGCAGGGGCCGCGAGGAAGTGGTCATCGAAGCGGTGAACAATGGTGTTGATTATTATCTCCAGAAAGGCGGGGATCCCAAATCGCAATTCGTCGAGCTGCAGCACAAGGTCAAACTCGCAATAGAACGCCGACGTACGGAAGAGGATCTTACGGAATCCCGGCAGCGGATGACCGACATCATCGACCACCTGCCGGACGCCACCTTTGCTATCAACCTGGACGGGGAGGTTATCGCATGGAACCGGGCAATGGAGGAGATGACAGGCGTAAAAACAGAGCAGATCCTGGGAACGGGGGATCATTCCTATGCCCTCCCGTTTTACGGAACGAAGCGCCCCCTTCTGCTCGATCTTGTTTTAAGGGATGATGAAGAGACATGGAAAAAATATCCCCATATTATCAGAAAGGACAACAAACTGATCTCGGAGATCCAAATCCCTATTCTCTATGGCGGAAAAGGCGCCTACCTCTGGTTTATTGCATCCCCACTCTATGACACGCACGGGAAAATCATCGGGGCAATCGAATCCATCCGGGACATAACTGACCGGAAGCTGGCCGAGAATGAACTGAGGGCCGCATATGAGCAGATCGCTGCAGCAGAAGAAGAACTCAAGGACCAGTTTGATGAGCTGAAAAAGAGCGGGGACGCGCTCCGCGAGAGTGAGGAGAATTACCGTACCCTGTTTGATGAAGCTGAGGATCTCATCGTCATTGTGGATGCACACGGCACGTTCCTCAACCTGAACAGGAAGTTTGTTGAGGAGAGTGGTTATGAGCGGGAAGAGATGATTGGCAAAAACGTGCTGACCTCGGGGATTGTGACGGTTCCATCCGCTGCAAAGATCGCATTTAACCTGGGCCAGATTTTCCTCGGCAAACAATCCCCACTCTTTGAAATTGACGGTGTTGCACGGAATGGGACAATTCTCCCCTATGAGATCCGGGCAACCCCGATCATAAAAAACGGTAAAGTGTTTGCAGTTCAGGCCACATTGCGAAACCTGACCGAACGAAAACAGGCGGAGAAGGAGATCAGCGATCGTAAAAAAATACTTGAAGAGATCGTTTCAGGCTCCCCGATCCCGCAGTTCGTTATCGATAAAAACCACCGGGTAGTCAGCTGGAACCGGGCACTTGAGGAATACAGTGGCCTGAATGCAAAGGATGTGCTCGGTACAACGGATATCTGGAAAGCATTCTATGACCGGGAACGGCCGGTGCTCGCGGACCTGCTGGTGGATAACAACCTTAAAAAAATTCCGGAATGGTATGCCGGGAAATTTGACCGGTCAAAATATGTCGATGGCGCATACGAAGCAACCGACTTTTTCCCACGAATGCGGGGCAGCGGCACCTGGCTCTACTTTACGGCAGCATTGCTCCGGGATTCTGATGGGAATATCGTAGGCGCAGTTGAAACACTCGAAGATATTACCGAACGCAAAAAAGCAGAGGACGAGCTGCAAGCTTCCTATGAGCAGATCGCTGCTTCAGAAGAAGAACTCCGGGACCAGCTTGATCAGCTGCAAAAGGGAGAGGATGCGCTCCGTGAGAGTGAGGAGAATTACCGGAGCATTCTTGAAGATATCCAGGATGCTTATTACCGGAGCGACACTGCGGGAAACCTCATACTGGTAAGTCCCTCGGCAGCATACCTGCTCGGGTACGACTCGGTATCAGACCTGATCGGGAAGAATATTGCACAATCCTTCTATTACTATCCAGAGGAACGCTCCCGGCTCCTTGCTGAAATAACCAGCAGGGGAACGGTCACCGATTACGAAGTGACACTGAAAAAGCGGGACGGGACTCCGGTACCTGTTTCGACAAGCAGCCACCGGTACTTTGATTCATCCGGTAATTTCCTCGGTGTTGAAGGGATCTTCCGGGACATCACTGAACGCAAACAGGCAGAAGAAGAGAGAACGTTTAAAAATATCATCCTGTCGACGCAGCAGGAAACATCCCCTGATGCGATCCTCATCGTGGATGAAAACGGGAATATCCTCAATTATAATCAGAAATTTATCGAGATCTGGGGAATACCGGATGCCCTCATCGTATCCCGTATAGATGAACCGGTCCTGCACTATGTAGTAGCACAGCTTGCTGATCCGATAGCGTTCCTTAACCGGGTCAGATATCTCTATGATCATAAAGAGGAGAAGAGCTTTGAAGAGCTCCTGCTTAAGGATGGGAGGATACTGGAACGGTATTCAGCTCCGATGCAGGGAGAACAGGGGAAATATTACGGGAGGGTGTGGTACTTCCGGGACATCACCGGCCGTAAGAGGTCAGAAGAGATGCTGCGGGAAAGCGAATCGCGGCTCAGCAGTATTATTCGTGTTGCACCGATTGGTATCGGTGTCGCATCCAACCGGACTATCCAGACGGTCAACGACCGGCTCTGCCAGATGACCGGGTACACCGAAGAAGAACTCATCGGCAAACAGGCCCGTTTCCTCTACCCGACGCAGGAGGACTTTGACTTTGTCGGCAGGGAGAAATATGCCCAGATCGCAGAGAGAGGATCCGGTTCGGTCGAGACACGATGGCTAAAGAAAGACGGGACAATTATCGATGTGTTCCTGTCCTCAACACCGGTCGATCCATCTGACCTGTCCCGGGGCGTGACGTTTACTGCACTGGATATCACCGAACGGAAAAAGATGGAACAATCGCTTCGGGCAAATGAGGAGAAATACCGCTCTCTTGTTGATAACCTCAACGTGGGAGTTTACCGGAATACCGCTGAATTTCCCGGCAGGTGGCTCTGGGCAAACCCGGCTTTTGTCAGGATATACGGGTATGACTCGTTACAGGAATGCCTGGAACACCTGGTCACCGATACGTATGTCAATCCGGAAGAACGGAAAAAACTCATTCATCTGCTGGAAACCGATGGCTTTGTCAGGGACTATAAACTGCAGCAGAAAAAGAAGGACGGTACGCCCATCTGGGTTTCCGTCACCGCACAGGCAAAAAAGAGACGGGATGGAACAATTGAATGGATTGACGGGATTTGTGACGATATCACCGCTTTGAAAGATGCAGAGGAGAGGAGCAGGCGGTATCAGCTCGAGATGTCAAGGGCTATTGATTATCTGCCGGATGCTACTTTTATCATTGACCGGAAGGGCTCGGTTATTGCATGGAACCGGGCAATTGAAGAGATGACCGGGGTTAAGGCTAAAGATATCGTCGGCAAGGGTGATTACGAGTATGCCATCCCGTTTTACGGACAATGCCGGCCGATCCTGATCGATCTCATCTTTGCATCGGAAGAGGAGTTGAAAAAAGGAGAGTACGTTGAGATAAAACGGAACGGGGAGATCCTTTCGGTCGAGACCCAGAATCCGATACTCAAGGGGAAACCCTCGGTTGTAAGGGCCATTGCCGCTCCCATCTATGACGAAACAGGAAACATTGCCGGTGCTATCGAAACGATTACCGATATCACCGAATTAAAACGGGCGCAGGAAGAACTCAGGGTGTCGGAGAACCGGTACCGGACCATATTTGAAAACACCGGGGCCGCTACGGTCCTCCTTGATGAAAATACCATAATATCCATTGCCAATGCCGAATTCGAGCGAATGTCAGGATATTCAAGAGAGGCAATTGAGGGGAAGAAGAGCTGGACGGAATTTGTGGTAAAAGAGGATCTGGAGAGGATGCTTGCCCAGCACCGCATGCGGCGGGAGAGGCAGGAGGCAGCCCTGAGACATTACGAGTTCAGGTTCGTTACAAAAACCGGCGAGATCCGCAATATTTTCTTAACCATTGATGTTATCCCGGGCACAAAACAATCGGTAGCCTCCTTAATGGATATCACTGCCCAGGTCCGGGCCCAGGATACCGTGAAACTGGCGAATAGAAAACTCAATCTCTTATCGGGCATTACCCGCCATGATATCAGGAACCAGCTCCTGGCACTCTCGGGATATCTTGAGCTGTCGAAGCATTCCCTGGCCGATCAGTCCAAAATATCAGAATTTATTAACAAGGAAACAGTTATCGCAGGTACTCTCACCCGGCTTATCAATTTCACCAAGGACTATGAGGACATGGGCATACATGCTCCCGCATGGCAGAATGTTCATACCGTTTTGGGTAAAGCCATTGCCCTGCTACCGATGCGGGATATCCGCGTTAATGCCGGAGATCCTGCTCTTGAGGTGTTTGCTGATCCCCTGCTGGAAAGAGTGTTCTACAATCTTATCGACAATGCCCTGCGGTACGGCGGGGACAAGATGACCGCCATCGGGGTCTCGTCGCATGTGACCGGGGGCGGGCTTGTAATTGTTTTCGAAGATGACGGTGCAGGGATTGACAATAAGGATAAAGCCCGCCTCTTTGAGAAGGGTTTTGGGAAAAATACCGGCCTCGGGCTGTTTCTCTCCCGGGAGATCCTCGGGATCACCGGGATTACGATCACGGTGAATGGCAAACCCGGCAAAGGGGCCCGGTTTGAGATCGCGGTACCGAAAGGTGCGTACAGGTTCACAGGTACAACCTGA
- a CDS encoding transcription elongation factor Spt5: MTPQAPPAAPLVPAAPEVFVNRIFAIKTTSKQERTVADNILKAIDTKATDVKVTAIIVPNELQGYVLVETPEKMNRIEQLVELIAHARTVIKGETSLAEVGHFLIPKPVVAGIDEGTIVELIAGPFKGEKAVVKRVDSAKEEITVELYESVVPIPITVRGDNVRVVEKFSDR, encoded by the coding sequence ATGACTCCCCAGGCTCCTCCCGCAGCGCCACTGGTTCCCGCCGCCCCGGAAGTCTTTGTCAACCGGATCTTTGCGATAAAGACCACGTCCAAGCAGGAACGGACGGTAGCGGATAATATCCTCAAGGCAATCGACACCAAGGCGACGGATGTCAAGGTGACTGCGATCATTGTGCCCAATGAACTGCAGGGTTACGTGCTCGTAGAAACACCGGAGAAGATGAACCGCATCGAGCAGCTCGTGGAGCTGATTGCCCACGCGCGCACAGTCATCAAAGGCGAGACCAGCCTTGCAGAAGTCGGTCATTTCCTGATCCCGAAACCGGTCGTTGCCGGTATCGATGAAGGTACGATTGTTGAACTGATTGCCGGGCCGTTCAAGGGTGAGAAGGCAGTCGTAAAAAGGGTTGATTCCGCAAAGGAAGAGATCACGGTCGAGCTCTACGAGAGCGTTGTCCCGATCCCGATCACCGTCCGCGGTGACAATGTCCGTGTGGTCGAGAAGTTCTCGGACCGGTAA
- a CDS encoding amidohydrolase family protein — MRTAIFLVILLLAVTLVAGCSQQSSATVPVSPSTTPGGTTSPLVAAPTATPALGPASGTPSPATTPAATPFSGNFIDTHAHIRPSSEPYTEIIRMMDEHKIDRMIVMEPPGDFWISGTPPSAYGIPDAAVQYPDRFLVLYSGEAGSMLYDAAKKGTYTPEQEKEFISLLDRAMASGKYRGIGEIGLRHQPPPGMAATYDITVPADHPWMFSMADIAARYSVPLDLHMQADDTNVAALERLLDHNPGAIIIWDHAGDHTQNATPDLLRTLLAAHKNLYTSIKIRTEEKQLLGGIVTKEGGVLTEKWKNLIADYPDRFIIGTDVKLGIRPNEIRFVDLHSSLLSQLPADVAQKVAQDNPKRIFNLST, encoded by the coding sequence ATGCGGACTGCAATATTCCTTGTCATACTCCTGCTGGCCGTCACCCTCGTGGCCGGGTGCTCCCAGCAAAGCTCTGCAACGGTGCCGGTTTCTCCATCCACGACACCCGGGGGGACAACTTCTCCTCTTGTCGCAGCTCCCACGGCCACACCTGCGCTGGGCCCGGCATCCGGAACCCCGTCACCGGCAACCACACCTGCTGCAACCCCCTTTAGCGGGAACTTCATCGACACCCATGCCCACATCCGGCCGTCTTCAGAACCGTACACGGAGATCATACGGATGATGGACGAGCACAAAATCGACCGGATGATCGTGATGGAGCCCCCCGGAGACTTCTGGATATCGGGCACTCCCCCGTCCGCATACGGCATACCGGATGCAGCGGTTCAGTATCCGGACCGGTTTTTAGTTCTCTACAGCGGTGAAGCCGGGTCGATGCTGTACGATGCGGCAAAAAAAGGCACGTATACCCCGGAGCAGGAAAAGGAATTCATCTCCCTCCTTGATCGGGCCATGGCATCCGGAAAGTACCGGGGTATCGGCGAGATTGGCCTCCGGCACCAGCCCCCGCCCGGCATGGCCGCAACCTATGATATCACCGTCCCTGCCGACCACCCGTGGATGTTCAGCATGGCTGATATCGCCGCCCGGTACTCGGTTCCCCTTGACCTCCATATGCAGGCCGACGATACCAATGTAGCTGCTCTTGAGCGTCTCCTTGACCATAACCCCGGTGCTATCATCATCTGGGACCATGCCGGGGATCATACCCAGAACGCCACCCCGGACCTCTTGCGAACGCTTCTTGCAGCTCATAAAAACCTCTACACAAGCATTAAGATCAGGACCGAGGAGAAGCAACTACTGGGAGGGATTGTCACGAAAGAAGGAGGGGTATTGACAGAAAAATGGAAAAACCTCATCGCTGATTACCCTGACCGGTTCATCATCGGGACTGATGTCAAGCTTGGCATCCGGCCAAACGAGATCCGGTTTGTTGATCTCCACAGCTCACTCCTCTCCCAGCTGCCTGCCGATGTGGCACAGAAGGTGGCGCAGGATAACCCGAAGCGGATCTTCAACCTGAGCACATAA
- a CDS encoding D-aminoacyl-tRNA deacylase, whose translation MKVALVNSRQDKAGVNIRQHIEQLLAADPDGRWQEQGRTYSFFETKERLIHAEGVDERIDADLVIFLSRHSSVNPVPVLTVHVTGNFGVAELGGSARTLAPAAPAMMQATLRALAKHCPEGYRVSYEVTHHGPTGLHHPSFFVEIGSTEKEWIDSLAGRAVAEAVLDAAPILAVPLIGFGGTHYATRQTEIALTSRGAFGHIAHSREIAGLDAGMIRRMQEQSGAVAAYIDRKALDRVTLNSLGGILDQLAIPRLSESEISALGHLSWDTYRTVRAMAEQVSPGARCYIHDLRGEGTLSLIRVNPVLLAETAKSDEPGLIKDLDGLPVVHLSTRDNRLLPDFITYEEHSSQIINDLNTLCVKIIRNKEITATESDHLIITKVRFDPQKAHELGVPPGPAYKQLAAGQSVEINGQVITPSKVSLCSKTDIHIPGLEKFS comes from the coding sequence ATGAAAGTCGCACTCGTCAACTCCCGGCAGGACAAGGCGGGAGTGAACATCCGGCAGCATATCGAACAGCTGCTGGCTGCTGATCCTGATGGGCGGTGGCAGGAGCAGGGGCGGACATACTCTTTTTTTGAAACGAAGGAACGGTTAATCCATGCCGAAGGTGTGGATGAACGGATCGATGCCGATCTGGTGATCTTCCTCTCACGCCATTCAAGCGTCAACCCGGTCCCCGTGCTCACCGTTCACGTTACCGGAAACTTTGGCGTTGCAGAGCTCGGGGGTTCTGCCCGGACCCTCGCCCCTGCAGCCCCGGCAATGATGCAGGCAACCCTGCGGGCACTCGCAAAACATTGTCCCGAAGGCTACCGGGTCTCCTATGAAGTGACCCATCACGGTCCCACGGGCCTGCACCACCCCTCGTTCTTTGTCGAGATAGGGAGCACCGAGAAAGAGTGGATCGATTCCCTTGCCGGCCGGGCAGTGGCCGAGGCAGTACTGGATGCAGCCCCCATCCTCGCCGTCCCCCTGATTGGATTTGGTGGCACTCATTACGCAACCCGCCAGACAGAGATTGCCCTCACATCCCGTGGGGCATTCGGGCATATCGCTCACAGCCGGGAGATTGCCGGGCTTGACGCAGGAATGATCCGCAGGATGCAGGAGCAGAGCGGGGCAGTTGCTGCTTATATCGACCGTAAAGCGCTTGACCGTGTGACCCTCAACTCTTTGGGTGGAATACTGGACCAGCTTGCCATCCCGCGACTTTCGGAAAGCGAGATCTCTGCACTGGGGCATCTCTCGTGGGACACGTATCGGACGGTCCGGGCAATGGCAGAGCAGGTGTCCCCCGGTGCCCGGTGCTATATCCATGACCTGAGGGGGGAGGGAACACTCAGCCTGATCCGGGTAAATCCTGTTTTACTGGCAGAAACCGCCAAATCGGACGAGCCGGGCCTGATAAAAGATCTCGATGGATTACCGGTCGTTCACCTTTCCACGCGTGATAATCGCCTGCTTCCCGATTTTATCACGTATGAGGAACATTCGTCGCAAATAATAAATGATTTAAATACATTGTGCGTAAAAATCATACGTAATAAAGAGATCACTGCAACAGAGAGCGATCACCTGATCATAACTAAGGTAAGGTTCGATCCCCAAAAAGCGCACGAACTGGGGGTACCGCCCGGACCTGCCTACAAACAACTGGCAGCAGGCCAGTCAGTAGAGATCAACGGTCAGGTTATCACGCCTTCAAAGGTGTCCCTGTGCAGTAAGACCGACATCCACATCCCGGGGTTGGAGAAGTTTTCATGA
- the ftsZ gene encoding cell division protein FtsZ: protein MRSIVEEALTKARDETVTPSQNNEDLDQILAELKTEIAVIGCGGGGSNTISRMMEEGIHGAKLIAINTDAQHLIRTHADQRILVGRQRTRGLGAGSIPQIGEEAALENEQEIRAVVSGCDMVFITVGLGGGTGTGVAPVVAKAAREEGALTIAVVTLPFAAEGAIRMENAEAGLERLRDVADTVIVVPNDRLLEVVPKLPLSAAFKIADEVLMRAVKGITELITMPGLVNLDFADVRTVMERGGVAMIGMGESDSEDKAADSVKKAIRSPLLDVDISGATAALVNVVGGPDMTMEEAEGVVQEVYNRVDPNARIIWGAQIDPAMQNKMRTLLVVTGVRSPQIYGRSEKLTPKVQKQFEIDFLK from the coding sequence ATGAGGTCCATTGTTGAAGAGGCACTAACCAAAGCGAGGGACGAAACCGTTACTCCCTCGCAGAATAATGAAGACCTTGACCAGATTCTGGCCGAGCTCAAGACCGAGATCGCTGTGATTGGTTGCGGAGGTGGCGGATCGAATACGATCTCCCGCATGATGGAAGAGGGCATCCACGGTGCGAAACTCATCGCTATCAACACCGATGCCCAGCACCTTATCCGCACGCACGCCGACCAGCGTATCCTTGTCGGCAGGCAGCGGACCCGGGGCCTTGGCGCCGGCTCCATCCCGCAGATCGGTGAGGAGGCGGCCCTTGAGAACGAACAGGAGATCCGGGCGGTTGTCTCCGGGTGTGACATGGTCTTTATCACCGTCGGTCTCGGTGGCGGTACCGGTACCGGCGTTGCTCCTGTGGTGGCAAAGGCTGCCCGGGAGGAAGGGGCGCTCACGATCGCGGTCGTGACCCTGCCATTCGCTGCGGAAGGTGCCATCCGCATGGAGAATGCAGAGGCAGGCCTCGAACGACTCAGGGATGTAGCGGACACGGTCATTGTTGTGCCCAATGACCGGCTGCTCGAAGTCGTACCCAAGCTCCCGCTCTCAGCAGCGTTCAAGATTGCCGATGAAGTCCTGATGCGTGCGGTCAAGGGCATCACCGAACTGATCACGATGCCCGGTCTCGTTAATCTCGACTTTGCCGATGTACGTACGGTCATGGAACGCGGCGGTGTTGCCATGATCGGTATGGGTGAGAGTGACAGCGAGGACAAGGCAGCTGACTCGGTGAAAAAGGCGATCCGTTCCCCGCTTCTCGATGTGGATATATCCGGGGCAACCGCTGCGCTCGTCAATGTGGTGGGCGGTCCGGACATGACCATGGAAGAAGCCGAGGGTGTGGTGCAGGAAGTCTACAACCGGGTTGACCCGAATGCCCGGATCATCTGGGGTGCGCAGATCGATCCCGCCATGCAGAACAAGATGCGGACCCTGCTTGTGGTCACGGGCGTACGGTCGCCACAAATATATGGTCGGAGCGAGAAACTTACCCCCAAAGTACAGAAACAGTTTGAGATCGATTTTCTCAAGTGA
- a CDS encoding putative quinol monooxygenase — translation MLYVAARCRVHIDYCEDFALQVKRIIPLVRAEPGCSRYELHANVFEEGLFVFCEEWESQKHLDNHIATPHMQEYFAGCAEWMASPIELTQYEVTGCKTVVLEK, via the coding sequence ATGTTATATGTCGCAGCCAGGTGTCGTGTTCATATCGATTATTGCGAGGATTTTGCTCTTCAGGTTAAACGAATAATTCCCCTTGTCCGTGCAGAGCCGGGATGTTCCCGATATGAACTCCATGCCAATGTCTTTGAAGAAGGACTGTTCGTCTTTTGCGAAGAGTGGGAGAGCCAGAAACATCTTGACAATCATATTGCCACTCCGCACATGCAGGAATATTTTGCAGGATGTGCTGAGTGGATGGCATCCCCAATCGAATTAACCCAGTATGAGGTGACGGGATGCAAGACGGTGGTGCTGGAGAAATAA
- a CDS encoding protein translocase SEC61 complex subunit gamma, with product MEISKPDFKTDAIHEELFRKYLRVLKLARTPTREEFGKIATVAAAGVLLIGLIGFVIYVLFEHQKLLGF from the coding sequence ATGGAAATATCAAAACCTGATTTCAAGACAGACGCGATACATGAGGAATTATTCCGCAAGTACCTCCGGGTCTTAAAACTCGCGCGCACCCCTACACGGGAAGAATTTGGAAAGATTGCAACGGTCGCTGCCGCTGGTGTGCTCCTCATCGGGCTGATCGGGTTTGTCATCTACGTATTATTCGAACACCAGAAACTGCTCGGATTCTGA